A genomic region of Streptococcus suis contains the following coding sequences:
- a CDS encoding S-adenosyl-l-methionine hydroxide adenosyltransferase family protein — MSNNLLVLQSDFGLVDGAVSAMIGVALQESRDLVVHHLTHDITPYNIFEGSYRLFQTVEYWPEGTTFVSVVDPGVGSKRKSVVALTEQNHYIVTPDNGTLSFIKKYVGIKAVREISEVANRRANTEHSYTFHGRDVYAYTGAKLASGHISFEEVGPELSVDKIVEIPTVPTEVGSDYVKGAIDILDVRFGSLWTSITREEFYTLQPQFEDRFEVTIYNNDMLVYQNQVTYGKSFADVRIGQPLIYINSLYRVGVAINQGSFAKAYNVGVGQNWHIEIKRISN, encoded by the coding sequence ATGTCAAATAATTTACTTGTTTTACAATCAGATTTTGGTTTAGTTGATGGTGCAGTTTCAGCGATGATTGGTGTTGCTCTCCAAGAATCGAGAGATTTAGTTGTTCACCATCTAACTCATGATATTACTCCGTACAATATCTTTGAGGGTTCATATCGCCTCTTTCAAACGGTCGAATACTGGCCGGAGGGGACAACATTTGTTTCGGTTGTTGACCCAGGAGTTGGTTCAAAACGTAAGAGTGTAGTGGCTTTGACCGAACAAAATCACTATATTGTAACGCCAGATAATGGGACGCTATCCTTCATCAAAAAATATGTGGGGATAAAGGCGGTTCGAGAAATTTCAGAGGTGGCCAATCGCCGTGCCAATACAGAACATTCGTACACCTTCCATGGTCGAGATGTTTATGCCTATACGGGAGCTAAATTGGCTTCTGGACACATTAGCTTTGAAGAAGTTGGTCCAGAATTAAGCGTGGATAAGATTGTGGAAATTCCAACAGTCCCAACGGAAGTTGGTTCAGATTATGTAAAAGGTGCAATTGATATTCTAGATGTTCGATTCGGCTCGCTTTGGACCTCGATTACGAGGGAAGAATTTTACACCTTGCAACCGCAGTTTGAAGATCGCTTTGAAGTGACCATATACAATAACGACATGCTTGTGTATCAAAACCAAGTAACCTATGGCAAGTCTTTTGCGGATGTACGTATCGGACAGCCATTGATTTATATCAATTCCCTCTATCGTGTAGGTGTTGCGATTAATCAGGGCTCATTTGCCAAGGCTTATAATGTCGGTGTAGGTCAAAACTGGCATATTGAAATCAAACGTATTAGTAATTAA
- a CDS encoding ECF-type riboflavin transporter substrate-binding protein, whose product MKNNSIKTVVATGIGAALFVVIGLLISIPTFVPNTYIQLQYAVQSLLSIVFGPIVGFFVGLIGHAFIDALRGGSPWWSWVLASAVFGLVLGFARNRLRIQEGIFDGKDIFAFNIFQVVANLIAWGIIAPVLDILIYSEAANKVFAQGLVAGIVNSITVAIAGTLLLAVYAKSQTKTGSLSKD is encoded by the coding sequence ATGAAAAATAATTCAATCAAAACAGTCGTTGCTACTGGTATCGGCGCAGCCCTCTTTGTGGTTATTGGTTTGCTGATTAGTATTCCAACCTTTGTACCAAATACCTACATTCAATTGCAGTATGCAGTTCAGTCGCTCTTGTCAATTGTTTTTGGACCAATTGTTGGTTTCTTTGTAGGGCTTATTGGTCATGCCTTTATAGACGCGCTGCGAGGTGGGTCGCCTTGGTGGTCATGGGTTCTAGCCTCAGCAGTTTTTGGCTTGGTGTTAGGTTTTGCTAGAAATCGTCTGCGTATTCAAGAAGGAATTTTTGACGGAAAAGATATTTTTGCTTTCAATATTTTTCAAGTAGTAGCTAACCTCATTGCTTGGGGAATCATTGCCCCAGTTTTAGATATTCTTATCTACAGTGAGGCGGCGAATAAGGTCTTTGCACAGGGACTTGTAGCAGGTATTGTAAACAGTATTACGGTTGCTATTGCAGGGACACTCCTTTTGGCTGTTTACGCAAAATCTCAAACGAAGACAGGTAGCTTGTCTAAAGATTAA
- a CDS encoding rhodanese-related sulfurtransferase codes for MSKDIRVLLYYKYVPIENAEAYAAEHLAFCKSIGLKGRILIADEGINGTVSGDYETTQKYMDYVHANPLFSDLWFKIDEENEQAFKKMFVRYKKEIVHLGLEDNDFDNDIDPLVTTGAYLSPKEFKEALLDEDTVVLDTRNDYEYDLGHFRGAIRPDIRNFRELPQWVRDNKEKFMDKRVVVYCTGGVRCEKFSGWMVREGYKDVGQLHGGIATYGKDPEVRGELWDGKMYVFDERIAVDVNHVNPVVVGKDWFDGTPCERYVNCGNPFCNRRILTSEENEHKYVRGCSAECRAHERNRYISENGLTRQEWAERLEAIGETLTPANA; via the coding sequence ATGTCAAAAGACATTCGTGTATTACTTTATTATAAATATGTCCCAATTGAAAATGCGGAAGCCTATGCTGCTGAGCATCTAGCTTTCTGTAAGTCTATCGGACTCAAAGGACGTATTTTGATTGCTGATGAGGGAATCAACGGTACTGTTTCTGGTGACTATGAAACAACTCAAAAGTACATGGACTACGTTCATGCAAACCCATTGTTCAGCGATTTGTGGTTTAAGATTGATGAAGAAAATGAGCAAGCTTTCAAGAAAATGTTTGTTCGTTATAAAAAAGAAATTGTTCACCTTGGTTTGGAAGACAATGACTTTGACAACGATATTGACCCACTTGTAACAACAGGTGCTTATTTGTCACCAAAAGAGTTCAAAGAAGCTCTCTTGGACGAAGATACAGTTGTTTTGGATACACGTAATGACTACGAGTACGACCTTGGACATTTCCGTGGTGCTATCCGTCCAGACATCCGCAACTTCCGTGAATTGCCACAATGGGTCCGTGATAACAAAGAGAAATTCATGGACAAGCGCGTAGTTGTTTACTGTACTGGTGGTGTTCGCTGTGAGAAATTCTCAGGCTGGATGGTTCGTGAAGGCTACAAGGATGTCGGCCAGCTCCACGGTGGTATCGCAACCTATGGCAAAGACCCAGAAGTTCGTGGCGAATTGTGGGATGGTAAGATGTATGTCTTTGACGAGCGTATCGCGGTCGATGTTAACCATGTTAACCCAGTTGTCGTTGGTAAGGACTGGTTCGATGGCACACCATGTGAGCGCTATGTCAACTGTGGCAATCCATTCTGTAACCGTCGTATTTTAACATCAGAAGAGAATGAGCACAAGTATGTTCGTGGCTGTTCAGCTGAATGTCGTGCTCATGAGCGCAACCGTTACATTTCTGAAAACGGCTTGACTCGTCAAGAATGGGCAGAACGCTTGGAAGCGATTGGGGAAACTCTGACTCCAGCAAATGCTTAG
- a CDS encoding VOC family protein: MISLNVASREEVDRLIERVEANGGQIADRSTDAHGFYGASFTDLDGHHFNVIVR; the protein is encoded by the coding sequence TTGATTTCGCTTAATGTGGCGAGTAGGGAAGAAGTGGATAGACTTATCGAGCGTGTTGAAGCAAATGGTGGGCAAATTGCAGATCGCTCGACAGATGCCCATGGCTTTTATGGAGCAAGTTTTACGGACCTTGATGGGCATCATTTTAATGTGATTGTGAGGTAA
- a CDS encoding ABC transporter ATP-binding protein, translating to MKKIIEFKDFTFRYQAQQEPTLKDIQLTIYQGEKVLIIGPSGSGKSTIGQCLNGIIPNIYKGEHSGSLLLDGQEAFNLSVYDKSLLVSTVLQDTDGQFIGLSVAEDLAFALENDMESQVVMKQKVGDWAERLSLTDLLAHRPQDLSGGQKQRVSLGGVLIDESPILLFDEPLANLDPKSGQDTIDLIDRLHKQEGTTTIIIEHRLEDVLYRQVDRVVLINDGRILFNGGPDDLLRTSLLQENGIREPLYLSTLRALGYPIAQAEHLSSVWEIDIEALNIASLPTLHFENGEKEALLEVKHLHFSYPNKQVLTDIQLTIHKGERLAIVGKNGAGKSTLAKVLCGFIQGEGEILWKGQSIKEDSVKERAERIGYVLQNPNQMISQTMIFDEVALGLRMRGVIEEEIEHRVHHILKVCGLYPFRNWPISALSYGQKKRVTIASILVLNPEIILLDEPTAGQDQRHYREMMEFLDQLNAQGHTIVMITHDMQLMLDYSDRAVVVVDGQIIEDTSPAEILSDDTVIERANLKETSIFHLAERLGVNPLELTTFYMQEERRGR from the coding sequence ATGAAAAAAATCATTGAGTTTAAAGATTTTACATTTAGATACCAAGCGCAACAGGAACCCACTTTAAAAGATATTCAGTTAACGATTTATCAGGGAGAGAAAGTTCTGATTATTGGGCCATCTGGTTCAGGAAAGTCGACGATTGGACAATGTCTTAATGGTATTATTCCCAATATTTACAAGGGAGAACATAGCGGAAGTTTACTATTGGATGGTCAGGAAGCTTTTAATCTTTCGGTTTATGATAAGTCCTTGCTCGTATCAACGGTTCTTCAAGACACAGATGGTCAATTCATTGGCTTATCAGTTGCCGAGGACCTAGCATTTGCTTTGGAAAACGACATGGAAAGCCAGGTGGTGATGAAGCAAAAAGTAGGGGATTGGGCAGAAAGACTGTCTTTGACTGATTTGCTGGCACATCGACCACAAGATTTATCTGGAGGTCAAAAGCAACGTGTCAGTCTGGGCGGAGTTCTTATTGATGAGAGTCCTATCTTGTTGTTTGATGAGCCACTTGCTAATTTAGATCCCAAATCGGGCCAAGATACGATTGATTTGATTGACCGTCTGCACAAGCAAGAAGGGACCACAACCATTATTATCGAACACCGTTTAGAGGACGTACTGTATCGTCAGGTGGACCGAGTTGTATTGATTAATGACGGTCGGATTTTGTTCAATGGAGGACCTGATGATTTATTACGTACCTCATTGTTACAGGAAAACGGCATCCGTGAACCCTTATATCTATCGACTCTTCGCGCCTTAGGATATCCGATTGCGCAGGCAGAACACCTCTCCTCAGTTTGGGAAATTGATATTGAGGCTTTGAATATAGCGTCCCTACCGACTCTACACTTTGAAAATGGAGAGAAAGAGGCTTTGTTAGAAGTCAAGCATCTTCATTTTTCCTATCCTAACAAACAAGTTCTTACAGACATTCAACTGACGATTCATAAGGGGGAACGTCTAGCTATTGTTGGAAAAAATGGTGCTGGGAAATCTACTTTAGCCAAGGTGCTTTGTGGTTTTATTCAGGGTGAAGGTGAGATTCTCTGGAAGGGGCAGTCAATCAAAGAAGATTCTGTTAAAGAGCGAGCAGAACGGATTGGCTATGTTCTTCAGAATCCCAACCAAATGATTAGCCAAACGATGATCTTTGATGAGGTTGCCCTTGGTTTGCGCATGCGAGGGGTGATAGAAGAAGAAATCGAACACCGAGTTCACCATATTTTGAAGGTATGTGGTCTGTATCCGTTTCGTAATTGGCCGATTTCGGCACTTTCGTATGGGCAGAAAAAACGGGTAACGATAGCATCTATCTTGGTTCTCAATCCAGAAATTATTTTGCTAGATGAGCCAACAGCAGGACAAGATCAACGACATTATCGGGAAATGATGGAGTTTTTGGACCAATTAAATGCTCAAGGACACACCATTGTCATGATTACCCATGACATGCAACTCATGCTAGATTATTCAGATAGAGCTGTTGTTGTGGTGGATGGGCAGATTATTGAAGATACCAGTCCAGCAGAAATTTTATCTGATGATACGGTGATTGAGCGAGCCAATTTAAAAGAAACATCAATTTTTCACTTGGCGGAGAGGTTGGGAGTTAATCCTTTAGAATTAACCACGTTTTATATGCAGGAAGAAAGGAGAGGAAGATGA
- a CDS encoding energy-coupling factor transporter transmembrane component T family protein produces the protein MSQQKLIGYHPGTGFIHSLSAVSKLLFFLIVSILAMITYDTRLILFIAVFSLALFKMSGIRYKEISLVLILTIIFAAMNALMVHLFAPRYGVELYGADTPLLSGLGVYSLTSQQAFYLVNLLLKYFCTVPLAIIFLMTTHPSQFASSLNQIGVSYKVAYAVSLTMRYIPDIQEEFYTIRMSQEARGLELSRKGKLMDRIKGNLSLVIPLIFSSLERIDTISTAMELRRFGKNKKRTWYTQQPLQRIDYAVLLFILALVVVTIYLFFVNQGRFYNPWR, from the coding sequence ATGAGTCAACAAAAACTAATTGGTTACCATCCAGGAACTGGCTTTATTCATAGTTTATCGGCTGTCAGTAAATTACTCTTTTTTCTCATAGTTTCCATTCTTGCTATGATTACTTATGATACCCGCTTGATTCTTTTTATCGCAGTATTTTCTCTAGCCTTGTTCAAAATGTCAGGGATTCGTTATAAAGAAATCTCTCTTGTTTTAATTCTGACGATCATTTTTGCTGCAATGAATGCCCTGATGGTTCACTTGTTTGCACCACGGTATGGAGTGGAACTTTACGGAGCAGACACTCCCTTGCTATCAGGTCTGGGAGTTTATTCCTTGACGAGTCAGCAAGCATTTTATCTGGTAAATCTTCTCTTGAAGTATTTTTGTACAGTTCCTTTAGCGATTATCTTTCTCATGACCACTCATCCTAGCCAGTTTGCTTCCAGCTTGAATCAAATTGGGGTATCCTACAAAGTTGCTTACGCAGTCAGTTTGACCATGAGGTATATTCCAGATATTCAAGAAGAGTTTTATACGATTCGAATGTCTCAAGAAGCGCGTGGTTTGGAATTGTCCAGGAAAGGAAAATTGATGGATCGTATAAAAGGGAATCTATCCCTTGTCATTCCTCTGATTTTCAGCTCCTTGGAGAGGATTGATACGATTTCAACGGCTATGGAATTGCGGCGTTTCGGAAAAAATAAAAAAAGAACATGGTATACCCAACAGCCTCTACAGAGAATAGATTACGCTGTCTTGCTATTTATTCTTGCTCTAGTAGTGGTGACAATCTATCTATTTTTTGTTAATCAGGGTCGATTCTATAATCCGTGGCGATGA
- a CDS encoding cold-shock protein — MVQGTVKWFNAEKGFGFIAQENGPDVFAHFSEIQSDGFKSLEDGQKVTFEVEQGQRGLQATNITKIG; from the coding sequence ATGGTACAAGGTACAGTTAAATGGTTTAATGCAGAAAAGGGATTTGGTTTTATTGCTCAAGAAAACGGTCCAGATGTATTTGCACACTTTTCTGAAATTCAATCAGATGGTTTTAAGTCGCTGGAAGATGGTCAGAAAGTGACATTTGAAGTAGAGCAAGGCCAACGTGGTCTTCAAGCAACCAATATTACAAAAATTGGATAA
- the rsmG gene encoding 16S rRNA (guanine(527)-N(7))-methyltransferase RsmG yields MKPEVFYKTLADQGIQLTDQQKHQFHRYFQLLVEWNEKINLTAITEESEVYLKHFYDSVAPILQGHIQNEPLRLLDIGAGAGFPSLPMKIIFPQLDVTIIDSLNKRINFLHLLAEELELEGVHFYHGRAEDFAQDKNFRAQFDLVTARAVARMQILSELTIPYLKLNGKLIALKASSAEDELTQAKNALNLLFAKVIENHDYTLPNGDPRTLTIVEKKKETPNKFPRKAGMPNKRPL; encoded by the coding sequence ATGAAACCTGAAGTATTTTATAAAACCTTGGCAGACCAAGGTATTCAATTAACTGACCAACAAAAACATCAATTTCATCGCTATTTCCAACTATTGGTGGAATGGAATGAAAAAATCAATCTGACAGCTATTACCGAGGAAAGCGAAGTCTATCTGAAGCATTTCTACGATTCTGTCGCTCCAATCCTGCAAGGCCATATTCAGAACGAACCTCTTCGGCTTTTAGATATTGGAGCTGGAGCTGGATTTCCTAGCCTACCTATGAAGATTATCTTTCCGCAACTAGATGTTACCATCATTGATTCTCTTAATAAACGAATTAACTTTTTACATTTGCTTGCCGAAGAACTAGAGCTCGAAGGTGTTCATTTCTATCATGGTCGTGCAGAAGACTTTGCACAAGATAAGAACTTCCGTGCACAATTTGACCTTGTCACAGCACGCGCAGTTGCCCGCATGCAGATTCTTTCTGAATTGACTATCCCTTATTTGAAGCTCAACGGAAAATTAATCGCACTCAAGGCGTCCAGCGCAGAAGATGAATTGACCCAGGCAAAAAATGCACTCAATCTCCTCTTCGCAAAAGTCATCGAAAACCACGACTATACTCTTCCAAATGGCGACCCTCGAACATTGACCATCGTCGAAAAGAAAAAGGAAACTCCAAATAAGTTTCCACGCAAAGCTGGTATGCCAAATAAAAGACCTCTTTAA
- the pbp1a gene encoding penicillin-binding protein PBP1A: protein MKTTTIKKALLITANILLAGAIIACLAGAALVVYYIQSAPELTEESLTATVSSKIYDKNGNLIADLGAEKRSSAKTEEIPTDLVNAIVAIEDQRFFNHRGVDVIRIAGSLINNLSGGRLQGGSTLDQQFIKLTYFSTSVEDQNLKRKIQEAWLATQLERRNTKQEILTYYINKVYMSNGNYGMKTAALAFYGKELKDLTLPQLALLAGMPQAPNQYDPYTNPEDAKIRRDLVLAEMLEEKYIDNTQYEQAVLTPVTDGLQPLSNAAAYPAYMDNYLKQVVEEVEAKTGYNLLTTGMDVYTNVDPAAQQQLWNIYNTDMYVSYPDDLLQVASTVVDVSNGKVVAQLGGRKQETNVSFGTNQAVETNRDFGSTMKPITDYAPAFENGIYTSTADLILDGPYNYPGTTTPVNNWDKQYYGNISVKTAIQYSRNVTAVKALETTGLENALKFLNSVGIDYPDIHYSNAISSNTSDTGSQYGASSEKMAAAYAAFANGGTYYAPQYVNKIVFSDGTVTEYAPQGTQVMSAETAYMMTDMMKAVMSYGYGLNASVSGVPMAGKTGTSNYTDSETDTILASIPEANYSYMVVPDENFVGYSSQYAMAVWTGYTNRMTPILDNSMRIATDVYHNMMLFMHSDYTATDWEMPSGLVRYGSNYYLRGSRSLSNAYNTYTSTSTSSSSSTETSETTEATTTSSETSSGTSTETATSSTETATTGNNPATGQTDGQ, encoded by the coding sequence TTGAAAACTACAACAATTAAAAAAGCTCTTCTAATCACTGCAAATATTTTACTTGCGGGGGCTATCATTGCCTGCCTGGCCGGAGCTGCATTGGTTGTTTACTACATCCAAAGCGCTCCAGAATTGACAGAAGAATCTTTGACAGCAACTGTATCAAGTAAAATTTACGATAAGAACGGAAATCTTATTGCAGATTTAGGAGCAGAAAAACGTTCGAGTGCTAAGACTGAGGAAATTCCAACAGACTTGGTAAATGCGATTGTCGCAATCGAAGACCAACGCTTCTTCAATCATAGAGGGGTTGACGTGATTCGTATTGCAGGTTCCCTGATTAATAACTTGAGCGGGGGACGTTTGCAGGGTGGATCGACACTTGACCAGCAGTTTATCAAGCTGACTTATTTCTCGACATCCGTAGAAGATCAAAATCTAAAACGGAAAATTCAAGAGGCTTGGCTGGCTACTCAATTGGAACGTCGCAATACCAAACAAGAGATTTTGACCTACTACATCAACAAGGTGTATATGTCAAATGGTAATTACGGTATGAAGACTGCTGCTCTTGCTTTTTATGGAAAAGAGTTAAAAGATTTGACTCTTCCTCAATTAGCTCTTTTAGCAGGAATGCCTCAAGCGCCAAACCAATATGATCCTTATACCAATCCAGAAGATGCAAAAATACGTCGCGATTTGGTATTGGCTGAGATGCTGGAAGAAAAGTACATTGATAATACCCAGTATGAACAAGCTGTTCTAACACCTGTAACAGATGGTTTGCAACCATTATCTAATGCAGCTGCTTATCCTGCTTATATGGACAACTATCTGAAACAAGTCGTTGAAGAAGTTGAAGCAAAAACAGGTTACAACTTGCTGACAACAGGGATGGATGTCTATACGAACGTCGATCCTGCCGCCCAGCAACAACTTTGGAATATCTACAATACAGATATGTATGTCAGCTATCCAGATGATTTATTACAGGTAGCTTCAACGGTTGTGGATGTTTCTAATGGTAAAGTCGTTGCGCAATTAGGTGGTCGTAAACAGGAGACAAACGTCTCATTTGGTACCAACCAAGCCGTTGAAACCAACCGCGACTTCGGTTCTACAATGAAGCCAATCACAGACTATGCTCCTGCTTTTGAAAACGGAATTTATACATCTACAGCAGATTTAATCTTAGACGGTCCTTATAATTATCCTGGTACAACAACTCCTGTCAATAACTGGGATAAACAATACTATGGTAATATCTCTGTTAAGACTGCTATTCAGTATTCTCGAAATGTTACAGCCGTTAAAGCATTGGAAACTACAGGTTTAGAAAATGCCTTGAAATTTTTGAATAGCGTTGGTATCGATTACCCAGATATTCATTACTCTAATGCTATTTCAAGTAATACATCCGACACTGGTAGCCAGTATGGGGCAAGTAGTGAAAAGATGGCTGCTGCCTACGCCGCTTTTGCCAATGGCGGCACATACTACGCTCCGCAGTATGTCAATAAAATTGTCTTTAGTGACGGAACAGTAACAGAATACGCTCCTCAAGGGACTCAAGTCATGTCTGCCGAAACAGCCTACATGATGACCGATATGATGAAGGCTGTTATGTCTTACGGTTATGGATTAAACGCTTCTGTTAGTGGAGTTCCTATGGCAGGTAAAACAGGTACATCAAACTATACCGATAGCGAAACGGATACTATTCTAGCTTCAATTCCAGAAGCAAATTATAGCTACATGGTCGTTCCTGATGAAAACTTTGTTGGATATTCTAGTCAGTATGCAATGGCTGTTTGGACCGGATATACCAATCGTATGACTCCTATCCTTGATAACAGCATGCGAATTGCAACAGATGTCTACCACAATATGATGCTCTTTATGCATTCGGACTATACAGCTACCGATTGGGAGATGCCAAGCGGACTCGTACGTTACGGTTCCAACTACTATCTCAGAGGTAGTCGCTCACTCTCCAATGCTTATAATACGTACACTAGCACTAGTACAAGTTCTTCTAGTTCGACTGAAACTAGTGAAACAACCGAAGCGACGACAACATCAAGCGAAACATCATCTGGAACTTCAACCGAGACTGCAACTTCTTCAACTGAAACTGCAACAACAGGAAACAATCCTGCAACGGGACAGACAGATGGTCAATAA
- the recU gene encoding Holliday junction resolvase RecU, giving the protein MVNYPHKVSKKINRTSPISSQRVNFANRGMSFEAAINDSNQYYLAHDIAVIHKKPTPVQIVKVDYPKRSRAKIVEAYFRQASTTDYSGVFKRHYIDFEAKETRQKASMPMKNFHAHQIEHMKQVVKQGGICFVLLHFSTLKETYLLPATHLIEFYQVDMGSKSMPLTFIRQYGFEIQMGRFPSIPYLEIVEKNLLGGESFENYNN; this is encoded by the coding sequence ATGGTCAATTATCCTCATAAGGTGTCAAAAAAAATCAATAGAACCAGTCCTATTTCATCCCAGCGAGTAAACTTTGCTAATCGCGGAATGTCTTTTGAGGCCGCTATCAACGATAGCAATCAATATTACCTTGCGCACGACATTGCTGTCATTCACAAGAAGCCAACTCCCGTGCAAATTGTAAAAGTTGATTACCCCAAACGGAGCCGTGCTAAGATTGTCGAGGCATACTTTCGACAGGCATCTACCACAGACTACTCTGGTGTTTTTAAAAGACATTATATTGATTTTGAAGCGAAAGAGACACGCCAAAAAGCATCCATGCCCATGAAAAATTTTCATGCGCATCAGATCGAACACATGAAACAGGTTGTAAAACAAGGTGGCATTTGTTTTGTCCTTCTTCACTTTTCAACATTAAAAGAAACCTATCTCTTGCCAGCCACTCATTTGATCGAATTTTATCAAGTAGACATGGGTAGTAAGTCGATGCCTCTAACCTTTATTCGACAATACGGCTTTGAGATTCAAATGGGGCGTTTCCCCAGCATCCCATATCTGGAAATCGTTGAAAAAAATCTATTAGGTGGTGAATCTTTTGAAAACTACAACAATTAA
- a CDS encoding DUF1273 domain-containing protein: protein MDTKSLLVTGYRHTDLGIFSEKDPRLHIIKSAIRRNFIRFLEEGVSWFILTGQLGFEYWALEVLEDLRAEGYQLSIATIFPFENHGEQWNEANQAKLARFKQVDFVKYAYPRYENPGQFRDYNQFLLDNTTGCYLFYDSENETNLKYLYHMVLKKEGYNRKTLTFEELNEEAENFSNSE from the coding sequence ATGGATACTAAGAGCCTTTTGGTAACAGGTTATAGACATACAGACCTGGGAATTTTTTCAGAAAAAGATCCTCGACTGCACATTATTAAATCTGCAATTCGTAGGAATTTTATTCGTTTTTTAGAAGAGGGTGTTAGTTGGTTTATACTGACAGGTCAATTGGGCTTTGAATACTGGGCCTTAGAAGTCTTAGAAGATTTACGAGCCGAGGGGTATCAACTGAGTATTGCAACAATATTTCCATTTGAAAATCATGGCGAACAGTGGAATGAGGCTAACCAAGCAAAGTTAGCACGGTTTAAGCAGGTTGATTTTGTAAAGTATGCCTATCCACGCTATGAAAACCCAGGGCAATTTAGAGACTATAACCAGTTTCTACTGGATAATACGACAGGTTGTTATTTGTTTTACGATTCTGAAAATGAAACCAATTTGAAATATTTATATCACATGGTCTTAAAGAAAGAAGGATATAATAGAAAAACGCTTACCTTTGAAGAATTGAATGAGGAGGCTGAAAATTTTTCAAATTCTGAGTGA
- the gpsB gene encoding cell division regulator GpsB — protein MASIKFTTKDIFEQDFKIGFRGYDQDEVNDFLDDIMKDYDAYEAIIKELKGEIARLKAQAANSPKTTLPTEESNDVLRTERPSSATNFDILRRLNRLEKEVFGKQIVQDQE, from the coding sequence ATGGCAAGTATTAAATTTACGACAAAAGATATTTTCGAGCAAGATTTTAAAATTGGTTTTCGTGGCTATGACCAAGATGAAGTGAACGATTTTCTTGATGATATTATGAAAGACTACGATGCTTATGAAGCGATTATCAAGGAATTAAAAGGCGAAATTGCTCGATTGAAAGCGCAGGCAGCAAATTCTCCCAAAACAACTCTTCCTACTGAAGAATCAAACGACGTATTGCGTACAGAACGTCCATCTTCAGCGACAAACTTTGATATTCTCCGCCGTCTGAATCGTCTGGAGAAAGAAGTATTTGGAAAACAAATCGTTCAGGATCAAGAATAG